In Prinia subflava isolate CZ2003 ecotype Zambia chromosome 8, Cam_Psub_1.2, whole genome shotgun sequence, the genomic window tcccacccctgccatggcagggacacctcccactgtcccagggtgctccaagccctgtccagcctggccttgggcactcccagggatccaggggcagccacagctgctctgggcaccctgtgccagggcctgcccacccttccagggaacaattccttcccaatatccaatctaaacctactccctttcagtgtgaagccattcccccttgtcctgtcactccaggccttTCTCAGTagtttctctccatctttcctgttgGCTCCATcaggtcctgcagggctgtAATTATGtcaccccagagccttctcttctccaggctgaacaattccagctctctcagcctttcctcacagcagagctgttccatccctctgatcacctctgtgcctgctctggaGCCACTCCAGAAGGTTCCATGACCTTGCTGGATGTGTTTCCCCCAGGTATCTGGAGAAGGATTTGGatgggctggagagcagagcccagcctgacctcctggcagctctgctctcacctCGAGCGGAGCTCCAGCACAACAACTCTGCCACATCAGAGACTGCCtgtgcctcctcctccctgagGGGAGCAAATCCAAGGATTTGGCAATTTGTGCTGGCCAGATCTGCTCTGGGAAACTCTTATTTCCCTGGCTGAGAGGGCTGTGACTTGAGCAGGACATGCTTTCCTAGTGGTGAGTGTGGAGTTTGTTATCAGTAACCCCAGCCCTCGCCTGGCACTTTGTACCAGCGGGTCCCAAAGCCTTTTGTGGAAAAAGGCCAAAATCATGGACACCCTTGTAAAGCTGAGACACAAAAACCAACAGGCTCAGACAAAGTCACTCCacaggcagctggcagggctgcagactCAGACCCACCGTCCCCAAGGCCAGCccagtgctccagccctgccattCCCATCCTCAGCACTGGGCTGGCCACTGCTAACTGCAGGTGGATGGCAGGAGCTGTTGTCATGGATACAGCATCCACaggctttgctcctgctcttccacaggagctctgtgggCTTCAGACACCACTGCAGCCATCAGCACAGGAAGGGTGATTAATTTACAGACCGAACGGGCACCTCTGGGACTGACCAAGCTGGTGGAGTCACCGATGTCTCCAGCACCAacagctgccaggacctgttGGAGTCACCTCCCATCAATACTGCCCAGGATTTACAcacagtgtcttggtttggaaagacaggtgtctgccagggaaagctggagcttcccttggaatggagaatgtaaaccccctccctctgaattattataattttgaaattaaggggcttttAGGCAAAGGTATGGGAAcgggaataacagttctttaccaggaatattaaaaaaaaatatacaaatgtagtagtacaaaaaaccaagcaaaaaaagaaatcctagaaacactgacagagtcagaacacagcctgactCCCTGTTGCTCAGGGGGTTGGCAgcagcccagtccagccctcctgcagtgccagatgtggttctgttggagcagagatgatcctgtagcaggggcagttttcctctgaaggtgcagTGGGGTGAGCTGagtctgctcttcctctgggaatgcagagcacacaggctgtgctgggctctgaatgccagggtttatccaggtgggaatgcagtgcacacaggctgtgctgggctctgaatcccagggtttatccaggtgggaatgcagtgcacacaggctgtgctgggctctgaatgccaggttttatccaggtaggacACAGCTTGTGCCCTCCCTGCACCACAGCACCTCTCTCTCCTTGGCTGGTGTCTTTCCTTCCAAATGGGTGGAGAGAAACACCccagccacacacacagaggcagcccctgagcaggTTGTGGCTGCAGAGTGACCCAGGTGAGAACCAATCTATAATGCTGATAATTTGGCTGAAATAGTGTAGATTATGGGGAAAAGGTGCAGCCAATGACTATTTTGGCCTCTTCCCATGCCCTTTCTTATTCAGAGGATCATGGAATATCCTCTGCTGGAAGAGACcccacaaggatcatggagTGATCATGCTGTGAGACTATGATCTTTGTGCAGCCAGGGCCATTCCAaagtggttttttcctttttcgAACACTGAGTTTACCATTAGATGTGCCTGAGAAAGCACAGATAAAGCCATATATTTAGTGTAAAAATGGTGATCTTTGGTACTTAGTGTCtgcaatcagaaaaaaaaatttaataaacaaccaaacaaataaataaactcaATTATTTGCTGTGTTCAGAATCCAGGGAGATTCAAATTCCAAAAGGAGAACTGTAGACAGCTGGTCAGAGAGCACTGAACCTGCTTGGCAAAGCATTATGGCACTTAAGACAAACTTAGAAATTAAGTTCCCCTTCAATAACCCAAAATTTTATAACTCGTCCCTAATCTAGGAACATGATTAATCATTAAATATTCCTGCAGGAATAAGAAACTGCTTTCACATGTTCTCATAGTCATTGCTGATGAAATGGAGGCCTCCAAGTGAGGCTGCTTTGCACAGGCCCAGGTGTACCTGCCTAACTGCAGAGTAATTAAGGAGCCCTGTTCCCCCCTAATTGGCCAGGACAGGTCCTGGCTCCTTCCCAGACCTGTCAGTCCCTGAGGGTCCCaccttgccccatcccaggcacTATAAaaaggcaggaggtgctgctggagcatcGTGGGTTCCTGGTTCTCCCTTGCTGGTGGTCTGCTCACCTCCCACAGGTAAACAAAAGGTGCTGTTCTGCAATTTGCAGCAGGAATGTTCAGGTGTTGGGGTGTgttggcagcagggcaggcccTTGGGCTCTGTTTCTCCTCAGTTCTGCTGTTATTGTTTCTTTTAGTCAAGGATTTCTTGAGGCTTTGGTGGGGAGGTGATGTCTTTTCTAGGGCTACCTGAAAACAGAGGCTGGGGaaaattaagggaataaaaagcagttctatttattgaagggccGGCAGGTACATTTCAGGAAGACAAAGCTCCTCTGGCTCTGCACCCAAAATGGACCCGGGGGTCACAGGTtttcacactttgataagtttggCCCATTTGTACACTGGGGGTTCATCtcccaattacagcttcaggtaatgaagtcatttacctCCAGTTTGCTCCCCCAACTCACTTTAGTTTACCTTTCTCAgggcctgaggcagggaggtgcCCTTGATTCCCAGGAGAGGAATTGttgtgtctgaccaaaatgggaaaagcagcagctggcactgtgTGTGGGGTTTAGAGTTATACAGTACAGAATTGCAGGATtgcaaatatatgaaaaaaaaagaaaatctaaaatcctaaggcatcagAGGAAGGGAGTACCTTGTGCCTCCCCTAAATATGTTAATAATATTTGGTCTCTAGGGTGAGGAAAGAATGTTCTCCTTGTTCCTTTATCACAAACCACCTGGAACTTAAACTTGAAACCAGGCAGATTTGCAAGTGGCACAGAACCCCCCTCCTAGGAGGCTGTTTTGGGGTTTCCCCTGAACAGGCAGTAAGGGAACTTCTCTCTTTTATGACCCTAGAGTGAAGTGTCCCCTTGGAAGGGGATCTTTTCCTGGAGCCTTGGTGTTCTTGCATTCCAGCTGCCATGGCCTCTGCTGTGCCTGAGGAGAAGGAGGttgcccagagctccccagaggAAGAACAGGAGGTCAGTGCTCTCTGTGGGGTGTGAGGaggggcagcccctgggtgCAGGGTGaggtgctggccctgctgtggctcagggGAGCTGAGCCCCCCAAAATGGGACTTTgctctgctcaggctgtgccctgcagcttCTGGGTGACAACACAGACAAAGACATGGATCTCAAGTCCCTGTAACCTCTTAGGCTCAGAAAAGTTACCTGGTTCCTGACTAGGAAAGCTGTTTCCCTAACTCAGGATCCTGGCTCCTGGCAAGCAGTGCTCCCAAGGAAAGACTCCAATCTTTCAGCCTCCCTGagacctgctgctcctgctctgctcctgtgacCAGCAGCATCTGTGCAGGCAAGGGTGGGGTCTGTCAGCTTAAAACCAGCCCAGTCCTGGCTGGTGGAGCTTTTCTTAGGACATTGGCTTGTCAAGCAACCCTTCCAGGTGAACTGGAGATGCGTATGTGGCAGAAGAATTGAGGTTGCCTCCAAACTTGGTTGTTCTTTGTGCTGGAGGAAAGTTTCCCTGGGGTGGACCATCATTAATGCCAAAGCTCCTCAGCTCTTGTCATGACTGAGTTATGGATTTAATTAAATGTGTGAGCAAGGCAGGAGTTTCTCCCTTGGCTAGGCCAGGTGATTTGGTGGCAATTCCTCCCAAACATGGAATTTCAGGGCAGAACTGCTCTGGGCCACGTTTGGAGCTTTGAGGCTGCACTTTTCTTTGCTCTTGCAGGCTGCAGTGAAGGAGGTGGCCAATCTGAGCCTGGTGAGCTCTGCCTGTGACGTGGTTTCTGCAGCTTACACCTCCACCAAGGAGAGCCACCCCTACCTGagttctgtgtgtgctgctgcagagaagggaGTGCAGAGTGTGACCCAGGccagctgtgtgcagccagTGCTGGCCACCCTGGAGCCCCACGGTAAATCCCTGGGAGGGGCTCTGGCTCCTTCCACACCTGGGAGGGGTCCTGGGATGAGGAAATGCACCTCTCCATTGCCATAGTGAAAGGACAACCCCTGGACAAAGCTGGGCCCTAATCCCAGCAATGGGATGGAGAGTCAGGGACTGGCTCTGATGCTGACTTTCCTAAAACTGATTTTTGCAAGGTGGAACTTGAGGTGAAATTGCAGAAAACCAGGTTttgacacttttttttggttctcTCTTCAGTTGCTGCAGCAAGTCAGTATGCTTCCAAGGGCTTGGATAAACTGGGGGAGAAGCTGCCACTCCTTCAAAAGCCAGTGGAACAGGTAAGAATtaaaggctgggctgtccctggcaggcagaggggcCTGGCTCTTGTGGGTTTTCTAAGCTGGGGAGTGATGTAGGCTCACCCACCTGAGTGTGTCATGCAGGTTGCTACCAGAGCAAACActtttctgccactgctgtttGTCCTCTTGGTGCAGTCCAGGATTTCAGGGTGAGACACAACCCACTCCATGATCTGCCATTCCCCCTGTTCTCCAGATTCTCTCTGACACAAAGGAGCTGGTGTCATCCAAAGTGGCTGAGGTGAAggaggctgtgagcagcagagtgctggaggtgctggaggtcACCAAGGACACTCTGCAGAGCAGCGTGGGGGCTGCCAGACCCGCAGGgactggtgctgctgggctggctctggagcCTGCAGCGGGACAGACGGGTGCCTGTGGGGCAGAGGAtgtgctggggagagcagaaGATGACTCTCTCCCTATTGGAAATGAGGAGTTAGGTAAGGAAAGGGTGGCTGTGGCTATGGAAGTGGGAACTGTTGGACTGGGGATGGTCAGGCCCATTCCTCACCCCACTACTCTGGAATGGGGTTGATTTGCTGGAATCCACCTGGGTTCTAAAtctgcagaaacacaaacaaGCCCTTTTGTCCCCAGTTAATATAGAGAAGGTGTACCTTTGATTTGCCCTGTTTCTGGATTTCTGAGCTAAAggattttcctttaattttcccCGTGTGTACACATTCGGGAAGAAgagaatcctagaatggtttggattggaaggcaCTTCAAAGCTCATTTGGGGCTTctcaccatgggcagggacaccttcctccatcccaggctgctccaagtcctctccagcctggccttgggcactcccagggatggggcagccccagcctctctgggcaccctTTGGCAGTGCCACACTGGAGGGTGCCTGGCAGCTGGTGTgggctctcctgtgctgtgcccctgtgactgagccctgcctgtgtccccagcccagctggccGTGTGTGAGGAGGGCATGGAtgtgctgcccctggagcagcagcgcCGCCACAGGAGGTACTTTGTGCGCCTGGGCTCTCTCTCAGAGGAGCTTCGCCTCTTTGCCCACCTGCACTCCACAGCCAGGATCCAGCAGGTCTGGCAGGGCATGCAgggggccctggcacagctccactgCATCCTCGAGCTGGTAGGTagagcccagccccaggaaggagGGGACCAAAGCCCTGATCTTGTCTCAGcttcactgctgtgctgaggagcttTGCAGTTCCCCGGCTGATCTGTCTGTCCTGGCACTCTGATCTTCCCCTGCCACAGATTGAGGCGTTTAAGCAAGGATTTAATCAAaagctgcaggaggggcaggagaaaCTCTACCGGATGTGGCTGGACTGGAGTAGGAAGTATCTCACAGAGAGTGGAGATGaaagccctgcagagccagaggtaccagcctggggaggaggcaAAGGGCTCTGGGCATCCCcttgatttttgtcttttaagtGACTCATTCCTGATCGTGTCcttcctgcctcctcccaggAGATGGAGTGTCTGACCCTGCTGATGGCTCGCA contains:
- the LOC134554384 gene encoding perilipin-3-like translates to MTLLDVFPPAAMASAVPEEKEVAQSSPEEEQEAAVKEVANLSLVSSACDVVSAAYTSTKESHPYLSSVCAAAEKGVQSVTQASCVQPVLATLEPHVAAASQYASKGLDKLGEKLPLLQKPVEQILSDTKELVSSKVAEVKEAVSSRVLEVLEVTKDTLQSSVGAARPAGTGAAGLALEPAAGQTGACGAEDVLGRAEDDSLPIGNEELAQLAVCEEGMDVLPLEQQRRHRRYFVRLGSLSEELRLFAHLHSTARIQQVWQGMQGALAQLHCILELIEAFKQGFNQKLQEGQEKLYRMWLDWSRKYLTESGDESPAEPEEMECLTLLMARRITQQLHLTCCGLVAAIQGLPCSLQDKLKQALSAIKELHTAFSVASSFQDLSSSVLTRSQRELAVIQEHMEELLHYLKNNAPLSWLVGPFSPREERKDQTFQEEEAAGAGHLETSSTPT